The genome window CTCCCAGTTGGCAGCCCAGGCGCACCCAAACGCCATGGCATCCCTGACCCTCTACGGCTACTGGCACGATCCGGACGATCGCTTCCCCGAAGGATCTTCGGACCAGGCCCCGGCACGCTCGAAAAACACGGCACGAGCAGCGGCAAGCGACTTCGTTACCCCGGGGTCCATCTCGCAGCGAGCCATCGATGCCTTCGTAGCAGCGGCGCTCGCGGCAGACCCGGTGAAGACGGACATCCGCCGCCTCACGGACTACAACCGTCTCGACCCGGGCGAGGTGACCGTGCCGACGTTGGTGATCGCAGGCGAGTTCGACCCGCTAGCGCCGCAGGAGCAACTCGCCAAGCTCTACACGCGCCTCGGCACCGGTCACAAGCAATGGGTGAGCGTGCCTGGCGGGGATCACGCGGCTCATCTCGAGGCGCCGCGGGCGTACTTTGTGCGCGAACTCCTGGCTTTCATCAGCGGCATCTCCAATTAACGCCCCGCCGAGCGCCGCGCTAAGGCGCCGGCGTCGACTGCCGCCAGCACATCGTCAATCTTGGGCCGCTTGCGGTAGCCCTGCTCTGCGAACTTCATCCGCAGTTCGCCGTCGGGACCGAACACCATGATGCCTGGGTGGGGGATCCCATAGCCTGAAGAGCCGGGCTTCTGGCGCTCGTTTCGAATACCAAAGGCATCGATGATCTTGGATTCGGGATCGGAAAGCAGCGTGAAGGCGATATCGAAGCGTTGCTCGAACTGCCCGAGAATCTCCGTGCTGTCGTAGCTAACGGAAACGAGGGTGAGGCCGCGCGCCTCGAAGTCCGCATGGCGCTTGGAGAGCTCGATCAGCTGGCGCTTGCAGAAGGGACACCAGTCCGCGCTACGCACGAAGGCCACGACCAAACCCTCTCCCTGCTCGGCCAAGGCCGAGAGCTCTACCCTGTTGCCATCAGGCGCAACGGCGGTCAGCCCTCCCAAGAGTCTACTGCCCTCAGCTGGACCCCAGTCGTAGGCGAGTACGGCGGCCGAGAGGCCAGCGAGCGCCAAGACGATGGTCGAACGGATAAGGGGATTAGCGAGGAAACGGTCGCGGCGCATGGTGTACTCCACAGGCTGGCATCGGTGCATGGTAGCCCGGGGAGCGTACGGCAAGTGACGCTCGACTATCTAACGTTCCGCTAACATCGTGGGTCGCTCCCTCACGGCAACGGCTGGATAAGCTCGCGTAAGGTCACCCAGCCGTGCGGCGCCGCTTGGGACCGCACCATGACGATCATCGCGCGGCCGCGAGCCACCCCGCCTGGATCCCCGTTTTTGGGTGTCCAGCCGATCGAGAAACGCGTAATCGCGATCGCCGTATCACCGCAAATGGCCAATGACTCGCGCACATTGTCCGGGCCATCGCCAAAGGCCAGATCCACAGTCTCAAAGGTGGCTGCAAGATCCGCCTTGAGTGCGTCCTTGCCCTCGAAGTAGCGTCCGGGACCGAGGGATTTGATCACCTCATCATGATGGAACAGGGCGATGCGTTCGATATCCCCCGCCTTGAAGGCCTCGCGAACTTCCCGGTTGGTGGCGTCGATCCTCGCCAGATCAGGCGTTTGCTCGGCGGGAACGCACGACGCAATGGCCCCGGTAGCAAGT of Pseudomonadota bacterium contains these proteins:
- a CDS encoding alpha/beta hydrolase, which encodes MIRSIHSTLAVICLGILALPCQGATPLRHTVTVDGHPIAVWEKPAATAPSPSVLLVHGRTWSALPDFDLQLEGENLSLMDALSEAGLTVYAIDLRGYGESPRDDTGWLTPQRAADDVVAVLRWIHQQGESHLRPHLFGWSMGSTISQLAAQAHPNAMASLTLYGYWHDPDDRFPEGSSDQAPARSKNTARAAASDFVTPGSISQRAIDAFVAAALAADPVKTDIRRLTDYNRLDPGEVTVPTLVIAGEFDPLAPQEQLAKLYTRLGTGHKQWVSVPGGDHAAHLEAPRAYFVRELLAFISGISN
- a CDS encoding peroxiredoxin family protein, with translation MRRDRFLANPLIRSTIVLALAGLSAAVLAYDWGPAEGSRLLGGLTAVAPDGNRVELSALAEQGEGLVVAFVRSADWCPFCKRQLIELSKRHADFEARGLTLVSVSYDSTEILGQFEQRFDIAFTLLSDPESKIIDAFGIRNERQKPGSSGYGIPHPGIMVFGPDGELRMKFAEQGYRKRPKIDDVLAAVDAGALARRSAGR
- a CDS encoding DUF4440 domain-containing protein yields the protein MPLVTALSLLATGAIASCVPAEQTPDLARIDATNREVREAFKAGDIERIALFHHDEVIKSLGPGRYFEGKDALKADLAATFETVDLAFGDGPDNVRESLAICGDTAIAITRFSIGWTPKNGDPGGVARGRAMIVMVRSQAAPHGWVTLRELIQPLP